From Mytilus edulis chromosome 9, xbMytEdul2.2, whole genome shotgun sequence, the proteins below share one genomic window:
- the LOC139489997 gene encoding uncharacterized protein, translating into MYNKRKKNLPVLPKTVDQINIDGIWTRTTKGDPFLQADDNTEGRMLIFSTQKNLTHLSAADIIYGDGTFYTCPSLFFQLYTFHAMVDGAMYPLVHSLLPAKSELVYTRFLTLLKDLCHQHQLQLQPNTIFLDYEVAIRNAAYSVFPGINAKGCFFHYTQCIWRKAQETGLQVPYKNDDNIHQLVRRAAVLPLIPFAEVEDVWFNALTDIDQIDTNTNYTAFTDYVTTYLVEQNSHLWNHYLTQGPRTTNHLEGWHSKLKKHVTHAHPNIFELIKLLKHEEAFNAMTMIQYAGGKRAAPKKKYVEINLRLDELKVRHRNQEVTTIEFGDAASHLLHVE; encoded by the coding sequence ATGTACAACAAACGCAAGAAGAACCTTCCAGTTTTACCAAAAACTGTTGACCAAATCAACATAGATGGCATTTGGACACGTACAACCAAAGGTGATCCATTCCTGCAAGCAGACGATAACACAGAAGGGCGTATGCTTATCTTCAGTACACAAAAGAATCTAACTCACTTATCAGCTGCAGATATCATATATGGGGATGGTACATTTTACACCTGTCCAAGTCTATTCTTCCAACTATACACTTTTCACGCAATGGTTGACGGAGCAATGTACCCACTCGTACACAGTTTACTTCCAGCCAAGAGTGAACTTGTCTATACAAGGTTCCTGACTCTACTTAAAGATCTCTGCCACCAACACCAACTACAACTTCAGCCGAACACTATCTTCCTGGATTATGAAGTCGCCATCCGAAATGCAGCATACTCTGTATTTCCTGGCATCAACGCAAAAGGCTGTTTCTTCCACTACACACAATGCATCTGGAGAAAAGCACAAGAAACAGGTCTTCAGGTTCCGTACAAGAATGACGACAATATTCACCAACTGGTACGTCGTGCTGCTGTACTTCCACTTATACCCTTTGCCGAGGTTGAAGATGTGTGGTTTAATGCTCTAACAGACATAGACCAGATCGATACCAACACTAACTACACAGCCTTTACAGACTATGTAACAACATACCTGGTTGAACAGAACAGTCATCTTTGGAACCACTACCTAACACAAGGGCCAAGGACAACAAATCATCTAGAGGGATGGCACAGCAAACTGAAGAAACATGTCACCCATGCACATCCAAACATCTTTGAACTGATTAAACTACTGAAACATGAGGAAGCATTCAACGCCATGACTATGATCCAGTACGCCGGTGGAAAGAGAGCAGCCCCAAAAAAGAAGTATGTTGAAATCAACCTCAGATTAGACGAACTTAAGGTTAGACACCGCAACCAAGAAGTCACTACAATAGAGTTTGGCGATGCAGCCTCCCATCTTCTTCATGTAGAATAG